From Lemur catta isolate mLemCat1 chromosome 19, mLemCat1.pri, whole genome shotgun sequence, a single genomic window includes:
- the SCN1B gene encoding sodium channel subunit beta-1 produces the protein MGTLLAFVVGAALVTSAWGGCVEVDSETEAVYGMTFKILCISCKRRSETTAETFTEWTFRQKGTEEFVKILRYENEVLQLEEDERFEGRVVWNGSRGTKDLQDLSIFITNVTYNHSGDYECHVYRLLFFENYEHNTSVVKKIHLEVVDKANRDMASIVSEIMMYVLIVVLTIWLVAEMVYCYKKISAATEAAAQENASEYLAITSESKENCTGVQVAE, from the exons TGACCTCAGCCTGGGGGGGCTGTGTGGAGGTGGACTCGGAAACCGAGGCCGTGTACGGGATGACCTTCAAAATTCTGTGCATCTCCTGCAAGCGCCGCAGCGAGACCACCGCTGAGACCTTCACCGAGTGGACCTTCCGCCAGAAGGGCACCGAGGAGTTTGTTAAG ATCCTGCGCTATGAGAACGAGGTGCTGCAGCTGGAGGAGGACGAGCGCTTTGAGGGCCGTGTGGTGTGGAATGGCAGCCGGGGCACCAAGGACCTGCAGGACCTGTCCATCTTCATCACCAACGTCACCTACAACCACTCGGGCGACTATGAGTGCCACGTCTACCGCCTGCTCTTCTTCGAGAACTACGAGCACAACACCAGCGTCGTCAAGAAAATCCACCTGGAGGTGGTGGACAAAG CCAACAGAGACATGGCGTCCATCGTGTCCGAGATCATGATGTACGTGCTCATCGTGGTGTTGACCATCTGGCTCGTGGCGGAGATGGTTTATTGCTACAAGAAGATCTCTGCCGCCACGGAGGCTGCCGCGCAAGAGAATGC CTCGGAATACTTGGCCATCACCTCGGAAAGCAAAGAGAACTGCACGGGCGTGCAGGTGGCCGAATAG